One Dioscorea cayenensis subsp. rotundata cultivar TDr96_F1 chromosome 15, TDr96_F1_v2_PseudoChromosome.rev07_lg8_w22 25.fasta, whole genome shotgun sequence genomic region harbors:
- the LOC120276838 gene encoding 50S ribosomal protein L25 → MASWWRGGGSSGGRMLRGAAAAAWRRVAAAGYYTIQAVPRERTGCRAAARERADGRIPAVVLSPGDGGAVATRKQILTADSKQIRIHLKKNPFFCSTVYMLRVRAGPGSSVVLSSGSVLPIKVHRNEETGQVLNLVMAWAEDGTEMKVDVPLVFKGEDDCPGLKKGGYLQKIRTSLKYLCPAEHIPQKIEVDLTNLDVGDRIVMSEIQVHPSLKLLSKNDTMPICKILPTMPAKPIDTPAPATTETPKLNEV, encoded by the exons ATGGCGAGCTGGTGGCGCGGCGGCGGCAGCAGCGGCGGACGGATGCTTCGGGGAGCGGCGGCAGCGGCGTGGCGGAGGGTAGCCGCCGCAGGCTACTACACTATCCAGGCGGTGCCGAGAGAACGGACGGGTTGCCGTGCCGCCGCGCGGGAGCGGGCTGACGGCAGGATCCCAGCGGTTGTCCTTTCACCTGGCGATGGCGGCGCCGTCGCCACGCGGAAGCAGATCTTGACGGCTGATTCAAAGCAAATCCGAATTCATTTGAAGAAAAATCCCTTCTTTTGCTCCACCGTGTACATGCTCAGGGTCAGAGCCGGACCGGGTTCCTCCGTCGTTCTCAGTTCCGGCTCCGTTCTTCCCATAAAG GTGCATAGAAACGAGGAGACGGGACAAGTACTGAATCTGGTGATGGCTTGGGCAGAGGACGGAACTGAGATGAAGGTGGACGTGCCCTTGGTTTTCAAGGGCGAAGATGATTGCCCTGGGCTCAAGAAAG GTGGCTATCTTCAGAAAATCCGAACCAGTCTAAAATATCTTTGCCCAGCAGAACACATTCCTCAAAAAATCGAAGTGGATTTGACAAATCTCGACGTCGGGGATAGAATTGTTATGTCTGAGATTCAAGTCCACCCATCACTGAAGCTTTTAAGCAAGAACGACACGATGCCCATCTGTAAAATTTTGCCGACAATGCCTGCAAAACCAATAGATACACCAGCACCTGCCACCACAGAAACACCAAAACTAAATGAAGTTTAG